A single region of the Salmo salar chromosome ssa16, Ssal_v3.1, whole genome shotgun sequence genome encodes:
- the LOC106574570 gene encoding eukaryotic translation initiation factor 5B-like, translating into MAPCIDSLPPLAFTNRRPIPTMLHPPSPLAIRAQDAQRFIVFSYFVPAECPVATEATADVSAGKREDLSTDTHLSSMLHRYLPHFFNDDSIPPQQTEGTTEVSVAPVAISNIKEEDRFYPFSLPPLAQRFIGNSFNVPETSQLAVSATECRVANVATAGTATVKREELTGDKSPVHALPPSLECIHDKDHKQPDQKGRGTTVELDICPHGHQLVSDANLTLATRNDELPTPLICVVTKMPVRVGASICRSEDEEPRPWTLEEAKDYCIGIEIESEERSVKEMSPKEGLKHEADCTHSKCSNGMVSSERAVTILGRVGFLVMNPMKKIPFLKMKEKEENKKLNKKLKDDEKERKEMKDKEEEQKKREKKEMNEREKEQKKVMKAEKKREKLEQKKSEKESKEKEKAEKKRLEGLMKIHNAMMKDRIKKEKKCYEELKKREKAQAEFLEMERKIQVKEEKKREKMRKEERKRLEKKKKREPAGGGTERVIEVQGRDESLKMDE; encoded by the exons ATGGCTCCCTGTATTGACTCCCTCCCACCACTGGCTTTCACCAATCGGAGGCCTATACCAACCATGTTGCATCCCCCCTCTCCATTGGCCATACGCGCTCAGGATGCACAGCGGTTCATTGTATTTTCCTACTTTGTCCCTGCTGAATGCCCAGTTGCCACAGAAGCCACTGCAGATGTATCTGCTGGTAAAAGAGAGGACTTATCGACAGATACACATCTTTCCTCAATGCTTCATCGATACCTGCCACACTTCTTTAACGATGACTCCATTCCACCACAGCAGACAGAGGGAACCACTGAGGTCTCAGTTGCTCCAGTGGCAATATCTAATATCAAGGAAGAGGACAGATTCTATCCTTTCTCCCTTCCACCACTGGCTCAGCGGTTCATTGGCAATTCATTCAATGTCCCGGAAACCTCCCAGCTTGCTGTTTCAGCCACGGAGTGCCGAGTTGCCAATGTGGCCACTGCAGGTACAGCCACTGTCAAGAGAGAGGAACTGACAGGTGATAAAAGCCCTGTCCATGCACTTCCTCCAAGCCTGGAATGCATCCATGACAAGGACCACAAGCAGCCAGATCAGAAAGGGAGGGGCACTACTGTGGAGTTGGATATCTGCCCTCACGGTCACCAGCTGGTCTCAGATGCTAACTTAACTCTGGCAACCCGCAATGATGAGCTGCCCACCCCTCTGATCTGCGTGGTCACTAAGATGCCTGTTAGAGTGGGAGCCTCCATATGCAGGTCAGAGGATGAGGAACCCAGGCCCTGGACCCTGGAAGAGGCAAAG GATTATTGCATTGGCATTGAAATTGAGAGTGAAGAGAGGAGCGTCAAGGAGATGAGCCCGAAGGAGGGATTGAAGCATGAGGCAGACTGTACCCATTCCAAGTGCTCCAATGGGATGGTTTCATCAGAGAGAGCAGTGACCATCCTGGGAAGAGTGGGCTTTCTGGTCATGAACCCCATGAAGAAAATCCCGTTTTTGAAGATGAAGGAAAAAGAGGAAAATAAGAAACTGAATAAGAAGTTGAAAGatgatgagaaagagagaaaggagatgaaAGACAAGGAGGAGGAgcaaaaaaagagggagaagaaagagatgaatgagagagagaaagagcagaagaAAGTCATGAAGgctgagaaaaagagggagaagttaGAACAGAAAAAGAGTGAGAAGGAAAGCAAAGAGAAGGAAAAGGCAGAGAAAAAGAGGTTAGAGGGGCTGATGAAGATACATAATGCCATGATGAAAGACAGAATTAAGAAAGAGAAGAAGTGTTATGAGGagctgaaaaagagagagaaagctcaAGCTGAGTTCCTGGAGATGGAGCGAAAGATTCAAgtaaaagaggagaagaagagagaaaagatgaggaaagaggagaggaagagactggagaagaagaaaaagagggaGCCAGCTGGAGGTGGAACTGAGAGGGTGATAGAAGTGCAGGGAAGGGATGAAAGCTTGAAGATGGATGAGTAG